In Campylobacter massiliensis, the DNA window TGCGGAAATTTTGGAGCGCAAACCGCTGTATGACGGTATAAATGTAATGACAAATTCGTGCGGTTTTATACAAGATATAAGTAAATATTCAATAAAATACGAAGTTTGCGGTAAAAATATCAGTTTTTTCGACGCTAAAAACCGCATAAAAATCATCATAAAAGAGCTTCAATGAAATTTATCGGCGCGCACGTCAGCATCGCGGGCGGCGTAGAAAACGCTCCGCTAAATGCGGCAAATATCGGCGCGAATGCCTTTGCGATGTTCGTCAAAAATCAGCGCCAATGGGAGGCCAAGCCGCTTTCCCAGGAAAATATCTCCAAATTTAAACAAAATTTAAAAGCAGCCGGCATCGAGCCCAGGCACGTTTTGCCACACAACGGCTACCTTATAAATTTAGGTCATCCAAGTCCCGAGCAGCGCCAAAAGTCTATCAACGCCTTTTTGGACGAAATTTACCGCGTAGAAGCGCTAGGTCTAGTGATGATAAATTTTCATCCGGGCTCATATCTAAATGAAATTTCGCCCGAAACTTGCCTAGAAAATATCGCAAACTCGGTAAATTTCCTGTTAGAAAATAGCCAAAACGTAAAGCTAGTCATAGAAAATACCGCGGGCCAGGGCTCAAATTTGGGCTTTAAATTTGAACACCTAGCCTACATCATCAAACGCTGTACCGATAAAAGCAGGATCGGCGTGTGTCTAGATACCTGTCATACATTTGCCGCAGGATACGACATCAGA includes these proteins:
- the nfo gene encoding deoxyribonuclease IV, with the translated sequence MKFIGAHVSIAGGVENAPLNAANIGANAFAMFVKNQRQWEAKPLSQENISKFKQNLKAAGIEPRHVLPHNGYLINLGHPSPEQRQKSINAFLDEIYRVEALGLVMINFHPGSYLNEISPETCLENIANSVNFLLENSQNVKLVIENTAGQGSNLGFKFEHLAYIIKRCTDKSRIGVCLDTCHTFAAGYDIRDDYERVMSEFDEIVGRDMLCGMHLNDTKFDLASKKDRHESLGKGFLGLKTFENIINDPRTDDIPLVLETIDENIWADEIKILRNFKGE